The Passer domesticus isolate bPasDom1 chromosome 34, bPasDom1.hap1, whole genome shotgun sequence genome window below encodes:
- the ILF3 gene encoding interleukin enhancer-binding factor 3 isoform X1, with protein sequence MRPMRIFVNDDRHVMAKHSAVYPTQEELEAVQNMVSHTERALKAVSDWIDEQEKVSGEQPETESMETAAEEESKEGGDQKATEQLTRTLRGVMRVGLVAKGLLLKGDLDLELVLLCKDKPTAKLLEKVAENLGVQLAAITEDKYEIIQSVGDAAIIIKNTKEPPLTLTIHLTSPVVREELEKQLAGETLSVTDSPDVLDRQKCLAALASLRHAKWFQARANGLKSCVIVIRVLRDLCTRVPTWAPLRGWPLELLCEKSIGTANRPMGAGEALRRVLECLASGIVMPDGSGIYDPCEKEATDAIGHLDRQQREDITQSAQHALRLAAFGQLHKVLGMDPLPSKMPKKPKNENPVDYTVQIPPSTTYAVTPMKRPMEEDGEEKSPSKKKKKIQKKGIELTREEKLEPPQAMNALMKLNQLKPGLQYKLVSQTGPVHAPIFTMSVEIDGSTFEASGPSKKTAKLHVAVKVLQDMGLPTGVEGKDSSKGDESAEETETKPVVVAPPPVVETVSTPTAASPPSDQTPENVKQQGPILTKHGKNPVMELNEKRRGLKYELISETGGSHDKRFVMEVEVDGQKFQGAGSNKKVAKAYAALAALEKLFPDAPVAIEQNKKKRAPVPARGGPKFPVKQHNPGFGMGGGPMHNEAPPPPNMRGRGRGGNMRGRGRGRGGFGGNHGGYMNTGAGYGSYGYGGNSATAGYSQFYSNGGHSNSGGGGGSSGYGSYYQGGDGYTAPAPPKHGGKKQQHGGGQKASYGSGYGTHQGQQPYGQGQYGGYGPGQGKQKGYGHGQGGYSYSNSYNSPGGGSDYNYESKYSYSGNSGRGGGGNNYSGGGSYNSGSHGGYGGSGGGGSSYQGKAGGYSSQSNYNSPGSQNYSGPPSSYQASQGGYGRNEHSMSYQYR encoded by the exons atg CGCCCGATGCGGATCTTTGTGAACGACGACCGGCACGTGATGGCCAAGCACTCGGCCGTGTACCCCacgcaggaggagctggaggccGTGCAGAACATGGTGTCCCACACGGAGCGGGCGCTCAAAGCCGTCTCCGACTGGATTGACGAGCAGGAGAAAGTCAGCGGGGAGCAGCCGGAGACGGAGTCCATGGAGACGGCGGCCGAGGAGGAGAGCAAGGAAGGAGG GGATCAGAAAGCCACGGAGCAGCTGACGAGGACCCTGCGGGGCGTGATGCGCGTGGGGCTCGTGGCCAAAGGCCTCCTGCTGAAGGGGGACCTGGACCTGGAGCTGGTCCTGCTGTGCAAAGACAAACCCACGGCCAAGCTCCTGGAGAAGGTCGCCGAGaatctgggagtgcagctcgcg GCGATCACCGAGGACAAGTACGAGATCATCCAGTCTGTGGGGGACGCCGCCATCATCATCAAGAACACCAAGGAGCCCCCGCTGACCCTGACCATCCACCTGACGTCGCCCGTGgtcagggaggagctggagaagcagctggCCGGAG AAACGCTCTCAGTCACCGACTCCCCGGACGTTCTGGACAGGCAGAAATGCCTTGCTGCCTTGGCGTCTCTGCGCCACGCCAAGTGGTTCCAG GCCAGGGCCAACGGGCTGAAGTCGTGCGTCATCGTCATCCGGGTGCTGCGGGACCTGTGCACGCGCGTGCCCACCTGGGCCCCGCTCCGAGGATGG cctctggagctgctgtgtgagAAGTCCATCGGCACGGCCAACCGGCCCATGGGCGCGGGCGAGGCGCTGCGCCGGGTGCTGGAGTGCCTGGCCTCGGGCATCGTCATGCCAG ATGGTTCTGGTATTTATGACCCTTGTGAAAAAGAAGCCACTGATGCTATTGGGCATCTAGACAGACAACAAAGGGAAGATATCACACAGAGTGCTCAG CACGCGCTGCGGCTCGCCGCCTTCGGCCAGCTCCACAAGGTCCTGGGCATGGATCCCCTGCCCTCCAAAATGCCCAAGAAACCAAAGAACGAGAACCCAGTCGATTATACTG TTCAGATCCCGCCCAGCACCACGTACGCCGTGACCCCCATGAAGCGGCCGATGGAggaggatggggaggagaaatcccccagcaaaaagaaaaagaagattcAGAAAAAAGGTATTGAGTTAACGAGAG AGGAGAAGCTGGAGCCTCCACAGGCCATGAACGCGCTGATGAAGCTGAACCAGCTCAAACCAGGGCTCCAGTACAAACTGGTGTCCCAGACCGGCCCCGTGCACGCTCCCATCTTCACCATGTCCGTGGAGATCGACGGCAGCACCTTCGAGGCCTCGGGGCCGTCCAAGAAAACGGCGAAGCTGCACGTGGCTGTGAag gtgctgcaggacaTGGGTTTGCCCACCGGAGTGGAAGGCAAGGACTCCAGCAAGGGCGACGAGTCGGCCGAGGAGACGGAGACGAAGCCGGTGGTTGTGGCTCCTCCGCCCGTGGTGGAAACGGTGTCAACGCCCACAGCAGCCTCACCCCCCTCGGATCAGACCCCTGAG AACGTGAAGCAGCAGGGACCAATCCTGACAAAGCACGGGAAGAACCCGGTGATGGAGCTGAACGAGAAGCGGCGCGGGCTCAAGTACGAGCTGATCTCGGAGACGGGCGGGAGCCACGACAAGCGCTTTGTCATGGAG GTGGAGGTGGACGGGCAGAAGTTCCAAGGTGCTGGCTCAAACAAGAAGGTGGCCAAAGCCTACGCGGCGCTGGCCGCGCTGGAGAAGCTGTTCCCAGATGCTCCCGTTGCCATCGAGcagaacaagaagaaaagagCCCCCGTTCCAGCCAGAGGTGGCCCCAAATTCCCAGTCAAA cagcacaacCCGGGGTTCGGCATGGGGGGGGGCCCCATGCACAACGAGGCCCCCCCGCCCCCCAACAtgcggggccgcggccggggcGGCAACATGCGGGGCCGGGGGAGAGGCCGGGGCGGCTTCGGCGGCAACCACGGCGGCTACATGAACACAG gggcTGGGTACGGCAGCTATGGCTACGGAGGGAATtctgccactgctggctaca GCCAGTTCTACAGCAACGGAGGCCACTCCAActcggggggcggcggcggctcctcgGGCTACGGCTCCTACTACCAGGGCGGCGACGGCTACACGGCCCCCGCGCCGCCCAAGCACGGCGgcaagaagcagcagcacggcGGCGGCCAGAAGGCCTCGTACGGCTCCGGCTACGGCAcccaccagggccagcagccctACGGGCAGGGCCAGTACGGCGGCTACGGCCCCGGGCAGGGCAAGCAGAAAGGCTACGGCCACGGCCAGGGTGGCTACTCCTACTCCAACTCCTACAACTCGCCCGGCGGCGGCTCCGACTACAACTACGAGAGCAAATACA GTTACAGCGGCAAcagcggccgcggcggcggcggcaacAACTACTCCGGGGGCGGCTCCTACAACTCGGGCTCCCACGGGGGCTACGGGGGCTCCGGGGGCGGGGGCTCCTCGTACCAAGGTAAGGCAG GTGGATACTCCTCCCAGTCCAACTACAACTCCCCGGGTTCCCAGAACTACAGCGGCCCCCCCAGCTCCTACCAGGCGTCCCAGGGTGGATACGGCAGGAACGAGCACAGCATGAGTTACCAGTACAGATAA
- the ILF3 gene encoding interleukin enhancer-binding factor 3 isoform X6, translated as MRPMRIFVNDDRHVMAKHSAVYPTQEELEAVQNMVSHTERALKAVSDWIDEQEKVSGEQPETESMETAAEEESKEGGDQKATEQLTRTLRGVMRVGLVAKGLLLKGDLDLELVLLCKDKPTAKLLEKVAENLGVQLAAITEDKYEIIQSVGDAAIIIKNTKEPPLTLTIHLTSPVVREELEKQLAGETLSVTDSPDVLDRQKCLAALASLRHAKWFQARANGLKSCVIVIRVLRDLCTRVPTWAPLRGWPLELLCEKSIGTANRPMGAGEALRRVLECLASGIVMPDGSGIYDPCEKEATDAIGHLDRQQREDITQSAQHALRLAAFGQLHKVLGMDPLPSKMPKKPKNENPVDYTVQIPPSTTYAVTPMKRPMEEDGEEKSPSKKKKKIQKKEEKLEPPQAMNALMKLNQLKPGLQYKLVSQTGPVHAPIFTMSVEIDGSTFEASGPSKKTAKLHVAVKVLQDMGLPTGVEGKDSSKGDESAEETETKPVVVAPPPVVETVSTPTAASPPSDQTPENVKQQGPILTKHGKNPVMELNEKRRGLKYELISETGGSHDKRFVMEVEVDGQKFQGAGSNKKVAKAYAALAALEKLFPDAPVAIEQNKKKRAPVPARGGPKFPVKHNPGFGMGGGPMHNEAPPPPNMRGRGRGGNMRGRGRGRGGFGGNHGGYMNTGAGYGSYGYGGNSATAGYSQFYSNGGHSNSGGGGGSSGYGSYYQGGDGYTAPAPPKHGGKKQQHGGGQKASYGSGYGTHQGQQPYGQGQYGGYGPGQGKQKGYGHGQGGYSYSNSYNSPGGGSDYNYESKYSYSGNSGRGGGGNNYSGGGSYNSGSHGGYGGSGGGGSSYQGGYSSQSNYNSPGSQNYSGPPSSYQASQGGYGRNEHSMSYQYR; from the exons atg CGCCCGATGCGGATCTTTGTGAACGACGACCGGCACGTGATGGCCAAGCACTCGGCCGTGTACCCCacgcaggaggagctggaggccGTGCAGAACATGGTGTCCCACACGGAGCGGGCGCTCAAAGCCGTCTCCGACTGGATTGACGAGCAGGAGAAAGTCAGCGGGGAGCAGCCGGAGACGGAGTCCATGGAGACGGCGGCCGAGGAGGAGAGCAAGGAAGGAGG GGATCAGAAAGCCACGGAGCAGCTGACGAGGACCCTGCGGGGCGTGATGCGCGTGGGGCTCGTGGCCAAAGGCCTCCTGCTGAAGGGGGACCTGGACCTGGAGCTGGTCCTGCTGTGCAAAGACAAACCCACGGCCAAGCTCCTGGAGAAGGTCGCCGAGaatctgggagtgcagctcgcg GCGATCACCGAGGACAAGTACGAGATCATCCAGTCTGTGGGGGACGCCGCCATCATCATCAAGAACACCAAGGAGCCCCCGCTGACCCTGACCATCCACCTGACGTCGCCCGTGgtcagggaggagctggagaagcagctggCCGGAG AAACGCTCTCAGTCACCGACTCCCCGGACGTTCTGGACAGGCAGAAATGCCTTGCTGCCTTGGCGTCTCTGCGCCACGCCAAGTGGTTCCAG GCCAGGGCCAACGGGCTGAAGTCGTGCGTCATCGTCATCCGGGTGCTGCGGGACCTGTGCACGCGCGTGCCCACCTGGGCCCCGCTCCGAGGATGG cctctggagctgctgtgtgagAAGTCCATCGGCACGGCCAACCGGCCCATGGGCGCGGGCGAGGCGCTGCGCCGGGTGCTGGAGTGCCTGGCCTCGGGCATCGTCATGCCAG ATGGTTCTGGTATTTATGACCCTTGTGAAAAAGAAGCCACTGATGCTATTGGGCATCTAGACAGACAACAAAGGGAAGATATCACACAGAGTGCTCAG CACGCGCTGCGGCTCGCCGCCTTCGGCCAGCTCCACAAGGTCCTGGGCATGGATCCCCTGCCCTCCAAAATGCCCAAGAAACCAAAGAACGAGAACCCAGTCGATTATACTG TTCAGATCCCGCCCAGCACCACGTACGCCGTGACCCCCATGAAGCGGCCGATGGAggaggatggggaggagaaatcccccagcaaaaagaaaaagaagattcAGAAAAAAG AGGAGAAGCTGGAGCCTCCACAGGCCATGAACGCGCTGATGAAGCTGAACCAGCTCAAACCAGGGCTCCAGTACAAACTGGTGTCCCAGACCGGCCCCGTGCACGCTCCCATCTTCACCATGTCCGTGGAGATCGACGGCAGCACCTTCGAGGCCTCGGGGCCGTCCAAGAAAACGGCGAAGCTGCACGTGGCTGTGAag gtgctgcaggacaTGGGTTTGCCCACCGGAGTGGAAGGCAAGGACTCCAGCAAGGGCGACGAGTCGGCCGAGGAGACGGAGACGAAGCCGGTGGTTGTGGCTCCTCCGCCCGTGGTGGAAACGGTGTCAACGCCCACAGCAGCCTCACCCCCCTCGGATCAGACCCCTGAG AACGTGAAGCAGCAGGGACCAATCCTGACAAAGCACGGGAAGAACCCGGTGATGGAGCTGAACGAGAAGCGGCGCGGGCTCAAGTACGAGCTGATCTCGGAGACGGGCGGGAGCCACGACAAGCGCTTTGTCATGGAG GTGGAGGTGGACGGGCAGAAGTTCCAAGGTGCTGGCTCAAACAAGAAGGTGGCCAAAGCCTACGCGGCGCTGGCCGCGCTGGAGAAGCTGTTCCCAGATGCTCCCGTTGCCATCGAGcagaacaagaagaaaagagCCCCCGTTCCAGCCAGAGGTGGCCCCAAATTCCCAGTCAAA cacaacCCGGGGTTCGGCATGGGGGGGGGCCCCATGCACAACGAGGCCCCCCCGCCCCCCAACAtgcggggccgcggccggggcGGCAACATGCGGGGCCGGGGGAGAGGCCGGGGCGGCTTCGGCGGCAACCACGGCGGCTACATGAACACAG gggcTGGGTACGGCAGCTATGGCTACGGAGGGAATtctgccactgctggctaca GCCAGTTCTACAGCAACGGAGGCCACTCCAActcggggggcggcggcggctcctcgGGCTACGGCTCCTACTACCAGGGCGGCGACGGCTACACGGCCCCCGCGCCGCCCAAGCACGGCGgcaagaagcagcagcacggcGGCGGCCAGAAGGCCTCGTACGGCTCCGGCTACGGCAcccaccagggccagcagccctACGGGCAGGGCCAGTACGGCGGCTACGGCCCCGGGCAGGGCAAGCAGAAAGGCTACGGCCACGGCCAGGGTGGCTACTCCTACTCCAACTCCTACAACTCGCCCGGCGGCGGCTCCGACTACAACTACGAGAGCAAATACA GTTACAGCGGCAAcagcggccgcggcggcggcggcaacAACTACTCCGGGGGCGGCTCCTACAACTCGGGCTCCCACGGGGGCTACGGGGGCTCCGGGGGCGGGGGCTCCTCGTACCAAG GTGGATACTCCTCCCAGTCCAACTACAACTCCCCGGGTTCCCAGAACTACAGCGGCCCCCCCAGCTCCTACCAGGCGTCCCAGGGTGGATACGGCAGGAACGAGCACAGCATGAGTTACCAGTACAGATAA
- the ILF3 gene encoding interleukin enhancer-binding factor 3 isoform X3, with translation MRPMRIFVNDDRHVMAKHSAVYPTQEELEAVQNMVSHTERALKAVSDWIDEQEKVSGEQPETESMETAAEEESKEGGDQKATEQLTRTLRGVMRVGLVAKGLLLKGDLDLELVLLCKDKPTAKLLEKVAENLGVQLAAITEDKYEIIQSVGDAAIIIKNTKEPPLTLTIHLTSPVVREELEKQLAGETLSVTDSPDVLDRQKCLAALASLRHAKWFQARANGLKSCVIVIRVLRDLCTRVPTWAPLRGWPLELLCEKSIGTANRPMGAGEALRRVLECLASGIVMPDGSGIYDPCEKEATDAIGHLDRQQREDITQSAQHALRLAAFGQLHKVLGMDPLPSKMPKKPKNENPVDYTVQIPPSTTYAVTPMKRPMEEDGEEKSPSKKKKKIQKKGIELTREEKLEPPQAMNALMKLNQLKPGLQYKLVSQTGPVHAPIFTMSVEIDGSTFEASGPSKKTAKLHVAVKVLQDMGLPTGVEGKDSSKGDESAEETETKPVVVAPPPVVETVSTPTAASPPSDQTPENVKQQGPILTKHGKNPVMELNEKRRGLKYELISETGGSHDKRFVMEVEVDGQKFQGAGSNKKVAKAYAALAALEKLFPDAPVAIEQNKKKRAPVPARGGPKFPVKQHNPGFGMGGGPMHNEAPPPPNMRGRGRGGNMRGRGRGRGGFGGNHGGYMNTGAGYGSYGYGGNSATAGYSQFYSNGGHSNSGGGGGSSGYGSYYQGGDGYTAPAPPKHGGKKQQHGGGQKASYGSGYGTHQGQQPYGQGQYGGYGPGQGKQKGYGHGQGGYSYSNSYNSPGGGSDYNYESKYSYSGNSGRGGGGNNYSGGGSYNSGSHGGYGGSGGGGSSYQGGYSSQSNYNSPGSQNYSGPPSSYQASQGGYGRNEHSMSYQYR, from the exons atg CGCCCGATGCGGATCTTTGTGAACGACGACCGGCACGTGATGGCCAAGCACTCGGCCGTGTACCCCacgcaggaggagctggaggccGTGCAGAACATGGTGTCCCACACGGAGCGGGCGCTCAAAGCCGTCTCCGACTGGATTGACGAGCAGGAGAAAGTCAGCGGGGAGCAGCCGGAGACGGAGTCCATGGAGACGGCGGCCGAGGAGGAGAGCAAGGAAGGAGG GGATCAGAAAGCCACGGAGCAGCTGACGAGGACCCTGCGGGGCGTGATGCGCGTGGGGCTCGTGGCCAAAGGCCTCCTGCTGAAGGGGGACCTGGACCTGGAGCTGGTCCTGCTGTGCAAAGACAAACCCACGGCCAAGCTCCTGGAGAAGGTCGCCGAGaatctgggagtgcagctcgcg GCGATCACCGAGGACAAGTACGAGATCATCCAGTCTGTGGGGGACGCCGCCATCATCATCAAGAACACCAAGGAGCCCCCGCTGACCCTGACCATCCACCTGACGTCGCCCGTGgtcagggaggagctggagaagcagctggCCGGAG AAACGCTCTCAGTCACCGACTCCCCGGACGTTCTGGACAGGCAGAAATGCCTTGCTGCCTTGGCGTCTCTGCGCCACGCCAAGTGGTTCCAG GCCAGGGCCAACGGGCTGAAGTCGTGCGTCATCGTCATCCGGGTGCTGCGGGACCTGTGCACGCGCGTGCCCACCTGGGCCCCGCTCCGAGGATGG cctctggagctgctgtgtgagAAGTCCATCGGCACGGCCAACCGGCCCATGGGCGCGGGCGAGGCGCTGCGCCGGGTGCTGGAGTGCCTGGCCTCGGGCATCGTCATGCCAG ATGGTTCTGGTATTTATGACCCTTGTGAAAAAGAAGCCACTGATGCTATTGGGCATCTAGACAGACAACAAAGGGAAGATATCACACAGAGTGCTCAG CACGCGCTGCGGCTCGCCGCCTTCGGCCAGCTCCACAAGGTCCTGGGCATGGATCCCCTGCCCTCCAAAATGCCCAAGAAACCAAAGAACGAGAACCCAGTCGATTATACTG TTCAGATCCCGCCCAGCACCACGTACGCCGTGACCCCCATGAAGCGGCCGATGGAggaggatggggaggagaaatcccccagcaaaaagaaaaagaagattcAGAAAAAAGGTATTGAGTTAACGAGAG AGGAGAAGCTGGAGCCTCCACAGGCCATGAACGCGCTGATGAAGCTGAACCAGCTCAAACCAGGGCTCCAGTACAAACTGGTGTCCCAGACCGGCCCCGTGCACGCTCCCATCTTCACCATGTCCGTGGAGATCGACGGCAGCACCTTCGAGGCCTCGGGGCCGTCCAAGAAAACGGCGAAGCTGCACGTGGCTGTGAag gtgctgcaggacaTGGGTTTGCCCACCGGAGTGGAAGGCAAGGACTCCAGCAAGGGCGACGAGTCGGCCGAGGAGACGGAGACGAAGCCGGTGGTTGTGGCTCCTCCGCCCGTGGTGGAAACGGTGTCAACGCCCACAGCAGCCTCACCCCCCTCGGATCAGACCCCTGAG AACGTGAAGCAGCAGGGACCAATCCTGACAAAGCACGGGAAGAACCCGGTGATGGAGCTGAACGAGAAGCGGCGCGGGCTCAAGTACGAGCTGATCTCGGAGACGGGCGGGAGCCACGACAAGCGCTTTGTCATGGAG GTGGAGGTGGACGGGCAGAAGTTCCAAGGTGCTGGCTCAAACAAGAAGGTGGCCAAAGCCTACGCGGCGCTGGCCGCGCTGGAGAAGCTGTTCCCAGATGCTCCCGTTGCCATCGAGcagaacaagaagaaaagagCCCCCGTTCCAGCCAGAGGTGGCCCCAAATTCCCAGTCAAA cagcacaacCCGGGGTTCGGCATGGGGGGGGGCCCCATGCACAACGAGGCCCCCCCGCCCCCCAACAtgcggggccgcggccggggcGGCAACATGCGGGGCCGGGGGAGAGGCCGGGGCGGCTTCGGCGGCAACCACGGCGGCTACATGAACACAG gggcTGGGTACGGCAGCTATGGCTACGGAGGGAATtctgccactgctggctaca GCCAGTTCTACAGCAACGGAGGCCACTCCAActcggggggcggcggcggctcctcgGGCTACGGCTCCTACTACCAGGGCGGCGACGGCTACACGGCCCCCGCGCCGCCCAAGCACGGCGgcaagaagcagcagcacggcGGCGGCCAGAAGGCCTCGTACGGCTCCGGCTACGGCAcccaccagggccagcagccctACGGGCAGGGCCAGTACGGCGGCTACGGCCCCGGGCAGGGCAAGCAGAAAGGCTACGGCCACGGCCAGGGTGGCTACTCCTACTCCAACTCCTACAACTCGCCCGGCGGCGGCTCCGACTACAACTACGAGAGCAAATACA GTTACAGCGGCAAcagcggccgcggcggcggcggcaacAACTACTCCGGGGGCGGCTCCTACAACTCGGGCTCCCACGGGGGCTACGGGGGCTCCGGGGGCGGGGGCTCCTCGTACCAAG GTGGATACTCCTCCCAGTCCAACTACAACTCCCCGGGTTCCCAGAACTACAGCGGCCCCCCCAGCTCCTACCAGGCGTCCCAGGGTGGATACGGCAGGAACGAGCACAGCATGAGTTACCAGTACAGATAA
- the ILF3 gene encoding interleukin enhancer-binding factor 3 isoform X2 — protein sequence MRPMRIFVNDDRHVMAKHSAVYPTQEELEAVQNMVSHTERALKAVSDWIDEQEKVSGEQPETESMETAAEEESKEGGDQKATEQLTRTLRGVMRVGLVAKGLLLKGDLDLELVLLCKDKPTAKLLEKVAENLGVQLAAITEDKYEIIQSVGDAAIIIKNTKEPPLTLTIHLTSPVVREELEKQLAGETLSVTDSPDVLDRQKCLAALASLRHAKWFQARANGLKSCVIVIRVLRDLCTRVPTWAPLRGWPLELLCEKSIGTANRPMGAGEALRRVLECLASGIVMPDGSGIYDPCEKEATDAIGHLDRQQREDITQSAQHALRLAAFGQLHKVLGMDPLPSKMPKKPKNENPVDYTVQIPPSTTYAVTPMKRPMEEDGEEKSPSKKKKKIQKKGIELTREEKLEPPQAMNALMKLNQLKPGLQYKLVSQTGPVHAPIFTMSVEIDGSTFEASGPSKKTAKLHVAVKVLQDMGLPTGVEGKDSSKGDESAEETETKPVVVAPPPVVETVSTPTAASPPSDQTPENVKQQGPILTKHGKNPVMELNEKRRGLKYELISETGGSHDKRFVMEVEVDGQKFQGAGSNKKVAKAYAALAALEKLFPDAPVAIEQNKKKRAPVPARGGPKFPVKHNPGFGMGGGPMHNEAPPPPNMRGRGRGGNMRGRGRGRGGFGGNHGGYMNTGAGYGSYGYGGNSATAGYSQFYSNGGHSNSGGGGGSSGYGSYYQGGDGYTAPAPPKHGGKKQQHGGGQKASYGSGYGTHQGQQPYGQGQYGGYGPGQGKQKGYGHGQGGYSYSNSYNSPGGGSDYNYESKYSYSGNSGRGGGGNNYSGGGSYNSGSHGGYGGSGGGGSSYQGKAGGYSSQSNYNSPGSQNYSGPPSSYQASQGGYGRNEHSMSYQYR from the exons atg CGCCCGATGCGGATCTTTGTGAACGACGACCGGCACGTGATGGCCAAGCACTCGGCCGTGTACCCCacgcaggaggagctggaggccGTGCAGAACATGGTGTCCCACACGGAGCGGGCGCTCAAAGCCGTCTCCGACTGGATTGACGAGCAGGAGAAAGTCAGCGGGGAGCAGCCGGAGACGGAGTCCATGGAGACGGCGGCCGAGGAGGAGAGCAAGGAAGGAGG GGATCAGAAAGCCACGGAGCAGCTGACGAGGACCCTGCGGGGCGTGATGCGCGTGGGGCTCGTGGCCAAAGGCCTCCTGCTGAAGGGGGACCTGGACCTGGAGCTGGTCCTGCTGTGCAAAGACAAACCCACGGCCAAGCTCCTGGAGAAGGTCGCCGAGaatctgggagtgcagctcgcg GCGATCACCGAGGACAAGTACGAGATCATCCAGTCTGTGGGGGACGCCGCCATCATCATCAAGAACACCAAGGAGCCCCCGCTGACCCTGACCATCCACCTGACGTCGCCCGTGgtcagggaggagctggagaagcagctggCCGGAG AAACGCTCTCAGTCACCGACTCCCCGGACGTTCTGGACAGGCAGAAATGCCTTGCTGCCTTGGCGTCTCTGCGCCACGCCAAGTGGTTCCAG GCCAGGGCCAACGGGCTGAAGTCGTGCGTCATCGTCATCCGGGTGCTGCGGGACCTGTGCACGCGCGTGCCCACCTGGGCCCCGCTCCGAGGATGG cctctggagctgctgtgtgagAAGTCCATCGGCACGGCCAACCGGCCCATGGGCGCGGGCGAGGCGCTGCGCCGGGTGCTGGAGTGCCTGGCCTCGGGCATCGTCATGCCAG ATGGTTCTGGTATTTATGACCCTTGTGAAAAAGAAGCCACTGATGCTATTGGGCATCTAGACAGACAACAAAGGGAAGATATCACACAGAGTGCTCAG CACGCGCTGCGGCTCGCCGCCTTCGGCCAGCTCCACAAGGTCCTGGGCATGGATCCCCTGCCCTCCAAAATGCCCAAGAAACCAAAGAACGAGAACCCAGTCGATTATACTG TTCAGATCCCGCCCAGCACCACGTACGCCGTGACCCCCATGAAGCGGCCGATGGAggaggatggggaggagaaatcccccagcaaaaagaaaaagaagattcAGAAAAAAGGTATTGAGTTAACGAGAG AGGAGAAGCTGGAGCCTCCACAGGCCATGAACGCGCTGATGAAGCTGAACCAGCTCAAACCAGGGCTCCAGTACAAACTGGTGTCCCAGACCGGCCCCGTGCACGCTCCCATCTTCACCATGTCCGTGGAGATCGACGGCAGCACCTTCGAGGCCTCGGGGCCGTCCAAGAAAACGGCGAAGCTGCACGTGGCTGTGAag gtgctgcaggacaTGGGTTTGCCCACCGGAGTGGAAGGCAAGGACTCCAGCAAGGGCGACGAGTCGGCCGAGGAGACGGAGACGAAGCCGGTGGTTGTGGCTCCTCCGCCCGTGGTGGAAACGGTGTCAACGCCCACAGCAGCCTCACCCCCCTCGGATCAGACCCCTGAG AACGTGAAGCAGCAGGGACCAATCCTGACAAAGCACGGGAAGAACCCGGTGATGGAGCTGAACGAGAAGCGGCGCGGGCTCAAGTACGAGCTGATCTCGGAGACGGGCGGGAGCCACGACAAGCGCTTTGTCATGGAG GTGGAGGTGGACGGGCAGAAGTTCCAAGGTGCTGGCTCAAACAAGAAGGTGGCCAAAGCCTACGCGGCGCTGGCCGCGCTGGAGAAGCTGTTCCCAGATGCTCCCGTTGCCATCGAGcagaacaagaagaaaagagCCCCCGTTCCAGCCAGAGGTGGCCCCAAATTCCCAGTCAAA cacaacCCGGGGTTCGGCATGGGGGGGGGCCCCATGCACAACGAGGCCCCCCCGCCCCCCAACAtgcggggccgcggccggggcGGCAACATGCGGGGCCGGGGGAGAGGCCGGGGCGGCTTCGGCGGCAACCACGGCGGCTACATGAACACAG gggcTGGGTACGGCAGCTATGGCTACGGAGGGAATtctgccactgctggctaca GCCAGTTCTACAGCAACGGAGGCCACTCCAActcggggggcggcggcggctcctcgGGCTACGGCTCCTACTACCAGGGCGGCGACGGCTACACGGCCCCCGCGCCGCCCAAGCACGGCGgcaagaagcagcagcacggcGGCGGCCAGAAGGCCTCGTACGGCTCCGGCTACGGCAcccaccagggccagcagccctACGGGCAGGGCCAGTACGGCGGCTACGGCCCCGGGCAGGGCAAGCAGAAAGGCTACGGCCACGGCCAGGGTGGCTACTCCTACTCCAACTCCTACAACTCGCCCGGCGGCGGCTCCGACTACAACTACGAGAGCAAATACA GTTACAGCGGCAAcagcggccgcggcggcggcggcaacAACTACTCCGGGGGCGGCTCCTACAACTCGGGCTCCCACGGGGGCTACGGGGGCTCCGGGGGCGGGGGCTCCTCGTACCAAGGTAAGGCAG GTGGATACTCCTCCCAGTCCAACTACAACTCCCCGGGTTCCCAGAACTACAGCGGCCCCCCCAGCTCCTACCAGGCGTCCCAGGGTGGATACGGCAGGAACGAGCACAGCATGAGTTACCAGTACAGATAA